One segment of Bacillota bacterium DNA contains the following:
- the ligA gene encoding NAD-dependent DNA ligase LigA, whose amino-acid sequence MKQTANIARRVEELRKSINYHNYRYYVLDAPEISDAEFDELMRELMEIEKAHPELITPDSPTQRVGAEPSNAFKPVRHRSRMMSLANAFSFAELAAFFNRIGNDLVDDQIELVCELKVDGVAVSLVYERGLYVSGATRGDGDVGEDITLNVKTIQSVPLRLLLDPAPDILEVRGEVYLSKEQFEQINKEREELGQSLFANPRNAAAGSLRQLDPKVTARRNLDIFVYGLGYVSGVDFGGHWESLNYLKAAGLKVSQYVKKVNSINDAYEYCEYWQERRHLLPFEIDGVVIKVNSYNQQEKLGTTSKAPRWAIAYKFPAEQRTTKLLGIELNVGRTGAVTPTAVLEPVIIAGSTVSRATLHNEDEIRRKDIKIGDYVIVQKAGDVIPEIVAPVVSRRNGTEKDFIMPRECPVCGGEVVRPDGEAVARCVNINCPAVIFEHVIHFASRGAMDIEGLGESVARQLLDKGMIKDVSDIYYLDKNSLLDIKHFADKAADNLYNAVQRSKNRPLSRLLFALGIRHVGSHVAEVLADSFGSIDALSCAKPGDLITIPEIGPKIAESIIEFFREERNRNMVEKLRRAGVKMEQDKTAKETGSAEQKFAGKTFVFTGALTQFTRSEAEEIVKSMGGKASSSVSKKTDYVVAGESPGSKYDKAKSLGVNIITEDDFKRLISE is encoded by the coding sequence ATCAAACAAACCGCAAATATTGCACGACGAGTTGAAGAGTTAAGAAAAAGCATAAATTACCATAATTACCGGTACTATGTCCTGGATGCGCCGGAAATATCGGATGCCGAGTTTGATGAGCTAATGCGCGAACTTATGGAAATCGAAAAAGCGCATCCAGAGCTTATAACACCGGACTCACCTACGCAAAGAGTTGGAGCAGAACCGTCTAATGCTTTTAAGCCTGTGAGGCACAGGTCAAGGATGATGAGCCTTGCCAATGCATTCTCCTTTGCAGAGCTTGCCGCTTTCTTTAATCGTATAGGCAACGACCTTGTGGATGACCAAATAGAGCTCGTATGCGAGCTTAAGGTGGATGGAGTTGCCGTATCGCTTGTTTATGAGCGCGGCCTGTATGTGAGCGGGGCAACCCGGGGAGACGGTGACGTTGGCGAAGATATAACATTAAACGTTAAGACAATCCAATCTGTCCCGCTTAGGCTTTTGCTTGACCCGGCTCCGGATATTCTGGAGGTGCGCGGTGAGGTATACCTATCAAAAGAGCAGTTCGAGCAGATAAATAAAGAGCGTGAAGAGTTGGGGCAGTCTCTTTTTGCAAACCCACGAAATGCGGCGGCAGGGTCTTTAAGACAACTTGACCCCAAAGTCACGGCCAGGAGAAATCTCGACATATTTGTTTATGGATTGGGGTATGTATCGGGGGTTGATTTTGGCGGCCATTGGGAATCGCTTAACTATTTGAAGGCTGCCGGGTTGAAAGTAAGCCAGTATGTAAAGAAAGTTAACTCAATAAATGATGCGTATGAATACTGCGAATACTGGCAGGAGAGGCGCCACTTGCTGCCCTTTGAGATCGATGGCGTCGTTATAAAGGTGAACTCATATAACCAGCAGGAGAAGCTTGGCACAACAAGCAAAGCTCCGCGCTGGGCGATTGCTTACAAGTTCCCGGCCGAGCAAAGGACAACGAAACTCTTAGGTATCGAGTTAAACGTGGGCAGAACAGGGGCGGTGACCCCGACAGCGGTACTTGAGCCCGTTATAATCGCTGGCTCAACGGTAAGCAGAGCGACGCTTCATAATGAGGACGAGATAAGGCGCAAGGACATAAAAATTGGCGACTATGTAATCGTCCAGAAAGCCGGAGATGTTATCCCTGAGATAGTTGCGCCTGTTGTTAGTAGGCGTAATGGGACCGAGAAGGATTTTATCATGCCGCGCGAGTGTCCGGTTTGTGGTGGAGAGGTTGTGCGCCCCGACGGTGAGGCGGTTGCAAGGTGCGTCAACATTAACTGCCCGGCAGTGATTTTTGAGCATGTCATCCATTTCGCCAGCCGTGGGGCAATGGATATCGAAGGTCTTGGCGAATCGGTTGCACGGCAGCTTCTTGACAAGGGCATGATAAAGGATGTCTCAGATATCTATTATCTGGATAAAAACAGTCTGCTTGATATTAAACATTTCGCAGACAAAGCAGCCGATAATCTATACAATGCAGTGCAAAGGTCAAAGAACAGACCCCTCTCAAGGCTTCTATTTGCCCTTGGCATAAGGCATGTCGGCTCGCATGTCGCTGAAGTACTTGCCGATAGCTTTGGCTCAATTGATGCTTTGTCTTGCGCTAAGCCTGGGGACTTAATAACTATTCCTGAGATCGGTCCTAAAATTGCCGAGAGCATCATCGAGTTTTTCCGTGAAGAGCGAAACAGAAATATGGTGGAGAAGCTGCGCCGGGCTGGCGTTAAGATGGAGCAGGATAAAACTGCAAAAGAAACAGGGTCGGCAGAGCAGAAATTTGCGGGCAAGACGTTTGTCTTTACTGGTGCGCTTACCCAATTTACCCGGAGCGAGGCGGAGGAAATAGTAAAATCCATGGGTGGTAAGGCTTCATCCAGCGTTAGCAAAAAGACTGATTATGTGGTAGCGGGTGAGAGTCCCGGCAGCAAGTACGATAAAGCAAAGTCTTTGGGGGTAAATATTATCACAGAAGACGATTTCAAGAGGCTGATTAGTGAATAG
- a CDS encoding CPBP family intramembrane metalloprotease → MNSIDTNKADKAREEKVPWTISDALIALVLFFVVQGVVFFAASLLGTFLPRVYVLVAAFFITYLAIFLIILYLAKGIRKASWDTLGFRPFNFFRGLGSAATLFFAALVVNYIYTLIIIELGYSPPEDLVRRIPQLFGRGTAGFILAVVVVGLIAPIVEETLFRGFMYPAFRQRFGVVAAMLITSFLFAIAHGILLMVLPIVVLGVALAYLYQATDSLGPPIMLHSLNNLFSIVLVYYARN, encoded by the coding sequence GTGAATAGCATAGATACAAACAAAGCAGACAAAGCCAGAGAGGAAAAAGTTCCATGGACGATTAGCGATGCGCTAATCGCTTTGGTTTTGTTTTTTGTGGTTCAGGGCGTTGTCTTTTTTGCAGCCTCGCTTTTAGGCACATTTCTCCCAAGGGTTTATGTGCTTGTTGCCGCGTTTTTTATTACTTACCTTGCTATATTTCTTATTATCTTATATCTGGCGAAAGGCATAAGGAAGGCTTCCTGGGATACCCTGGGCTTCAGGCCATTTAACTTTTTTCGGGGTCTTGGGTCTGCCGCCACTCTTTTTTTTGCGGCCTTGGTAGTCAATTACATTTATACATTGATTATTATAGAACTTGGTTACTCGCCGCCCGAGGACCTAGTAAGGAGAATTCCACAACTATTTGGCAGAGGTACCGCCGGGTTCATATTAGCAGTGGTGGTTGTCGGTCTAATTGCCCCCATAGTTGAGGAAACCCTTTTCAGGGGCTTCATGTATCCTGCTTTCAGGCAGAGGTTTGGTGTTGTTGCTGCCATGCTTATAACCAGTTTTCTTTTTGCTATCGCGCACGGAATCCTGCTCATGGTCCTTCCCATTGTGGTGCTGGGGGTGGCTTTGGCTTACCTTTATCAGGCAACAGATTCCCTTGGACCTCCTATAATGCTGCATTCGCTTAATAACCTGTTCTCGATTGTTTTGGTATACTATGCTAGAAACTAG